The Polyangium aurulentum genomic interval ATCGGGAACACCTCGCCGAGAAGGACGCGGCGCACGCCGAGCCCGAGCGCGAGGAAGAAGACGAGCGTCGCCGTGCCCGCGAGGATCCCGAAGCCGCTCGAGACGAGCGCGCCGCGCGAACGCCCCAGATCTCGCCGCACGAGCGCCCAGAGCGAGCCTGTCTTCATGCCCCCGCCTCCGCCGGACCATCGGCGATCCGCCCGCTGTCGAGCCGCACGATGCGGCTGGCCGCCTTCGCGAGGCGCTCCTCGTGCGTCACCGCCACGACCGTCAGCCCCTCCTCGCGGTACAGCTCCTGAAAGAGCGCGATCGTCCGCGCCCCGGTCTCCGTATCGAGGTTGCCCGTGGGCTCGTCGCAGAGCAGGAGCTTCGGCCGTCGCAACAGAGCGCGCGCGATCGCGACGCGTTGCCGCTGTCCGCCCGAAAGCTCCGCCGGCGTGTCGTCCTCTCGCTCGGAGAGACCGAGCCGCAAGAGGAGCGACCTCGCCCGCCCCACGGCGCCCCCTGCCCCGCCCGGCGCGAAGAGCGCGGGCGTGAGCACGTTGTCGAGCACCGTGAGATGCGCGAGCAGGTGGAAGTGCTGGAAGACGAAGCCGATGCGCTCGCCCCGCAGGCGCGAAAGCGCGCTGTCGCTCATTCCCGCGAGATCCTGGCCCCACAGCGCGATCCGGCCCTCGTAGCCGCGGTCGAGGCCTCCCATGATCGACAGGAGCGTGCTCTTGCCCGATCCGCTCGGCCCGAGCACGCACACGAACTCGCCCTCTTCGATCGAGAGGTCGACGCCGTCGAGCGCGGGGCGGGCGCCGCGGGCGCCCTCGTGCACCCTCTTGAGCCCCTGGATGCCGATCGCGAGGCTTGCCATCACCCGCGCGCCGCGATCGAGGAGGTGGGTCGCCGCGCGGGGCCGATCTCCTTGTTCTTCACCATCGGGTTCCTGTGCTGAGGCGCCTTCCGGGCGGACGATAGCGCACATGTTCCGTGCGTGCAGGGGAACGATGGAGGGACGCGCGGGAAGCCCGTCCGTCACGAGGGTGGCGCGTGCAGGGCGGGAGCGTGGCGCGTGGGCATCGGGGATGCAGTAGGATGGGGCCCGTCAACGTGTTCGAGCAGCTCTCGCTCCCCTTCGAGGGGCATCTGACCCCCACCGCACCGGCGCGAATTCCGCGTACGAGGCGGGTGTTCGTGAACCGCAATCTGAAGATGGCGGGGATCGACTGGGTGGGGTTCGACATGGACTACACGCTGGCGATCTACAACCAGATCGAGATGGACAACCTGTCCATCCAGGCCACCGTGCCCAAGCTGGTGCAGCGTGGCTATCCGGAAGAGATCCTGCGCGCCGTCGAGTACCCGATCGAGTTCCCGGTGCGGGGTCTGCTCATCGACAAGCGCTACGGCAACATCCTGAAAATGGACCGCTTCAAGGTGGTCCACAAGGGCTACCACGGGCTGCGCGAGCTCACGAAAGAGGAGCTGCGCTCGCTCTACCACCAGAAGAAGGTCAAGCCCGCGACCGCGCGCTACCACTGGATCGACACGCTCTACGCGCTCAGCGAGGCCGCGCTCTACGCGGGCATCGTGGACGCGTTCGAGAAGCGCGGCATCGAGCTCGACTTCGCGCGCCTGTTCACCGACATCCGCGAGTGCATCGACGAGGCGCACCGCGACGGCTCGATCCTCGACGTGGTCCTCGGCGACCTGCCGCGCTTCGTCGATCGCGACGCCTTGCTCGCGCCCACGCTGCACAAGCTGCGCTCGGCGGGCAAGAAGCTGTTTCTCTTGACGAACTCGCGGTGGCCGTACACCGAGCGGATGATGTCGTACCTGCTCGGCGACGCGATGCCGGAGTACCCGAGCTTCCGGCACTACTTCGACCTCATCATCGTGGCCGCGCAGAAGCCCGCGTTCTTCCAGGAGCGGCGGCCGCTCATGCAGCGCGACGGGACGGAGCTGCGCGCGGCGTCGTACCCGCTCGAGCGCGGCGTCATCTACGAGGGCGGCAACTTGCACGATCTCGAGGCGTGCCTCGGCGTGTCGGGGGATCGGATCCTCTACGTGGGCGATCACATCTACGGCGACATCCTTCGCTCGAAGAAGGAGAGCGCGTGGCGCACGGCGATGATCATCCAGGAGATGGAAGCCGAGGTGCTCGCGCACGAGATGTGCCGCGAGGAGCACCAGAAGAGCGCAGAGCTCGAGCAGCGGCGCGAGGAGCTGGAGGATCAGCTCAGGTTCTACCAGCAGCGCTACAAGGACCTGACGCGCAAGATCGAGGACGACCCGCACAAGAACGGCGTGTCGGTGCACGAGGCGGAGCGAGGCCGGGCCAAGCGCGCCGTGGAGCGGATCCGGGGCCTGTTGCGCGCGGTCGACGCCGAGGCGGGGAAGCTCGAGCGCGAGATCGACGAGCGCTTCCACAAGTACTGGGGGTCGCTCCTCAAGGAGTCGAGCGAGCCGAGTAGCTTCGGCGATCAGGTGGAGGAGTACGCGTGCCTGTACACCTCGCGCGTGTCGAACCTGCTCGCGTACTCGCCGCTGCAGTACTTCAGGAGCCCGCGCGATCTGATGCCGCACGAGCTGTGACGGCTACTTGCAGCAGCGAAAGCCCGTCGAGTAGTCGTGGTAGCGCGGCGCGTGCGCCGTCGTCTTGTAGTCGCACCCGTCGCCGTGCTGGTGCGTGTCGAGGTAGTAGCCGCCCCTGAACGTGCCCGTCTTCGACGCGGTCCACTCGTGCAGGTTGCCGACCATGTCGTAGGCGTTGTAGCTCGACTTGCAGCGCTTGTACGCGCCACTCTTGGCCACGGTGCCCTTCATCTGGTTCAGCCGCTCGTCGTTCAGGTTCGCGAACGTGTACGCGTCCTGCGGCGCGGGCCCGCCGGCGACGCCGTAGAGCTTGTTGAACGACGACATCCCGCCGTCGTTGCAGTAGCCCGCCTTGTGCTCGTCGCCGTAGGGGTACGTGCTCGGGCTCTTGCCCCTGCACGCCCCCAGCCACTCCTCGTCCGAGCACAGGCGCTTGCCCGCGTTCTTGCACGCGTCCTCGGCCTGATCGCGGCTGATGTACGCCTGCGGGATCTTGCCCCGCTTGCTCACCGCCTTCACCCGCAGGCCGTCGACCGGCAGGTACGCCGAGTGCGCCTTCGTCTTGTTCTTGCCGACGATCTCGACCGTGCTCGCCTCGTACTTGTCGATGCAGTACTTGCCGGCGACGCTCACCATGCCGTCGGGGCACTTCTTGCCCTTGGCCTCGGCCTCGCGCGGCGCGGGCAGGGTGGCGACGAGCAGCGCTCCCGCGGCCAGAGCCCACGACAGGGGAGAGCGGAGGAGGGGGGTGAGGTTCATACCCAGACGGCGCCGGACGGGCCATCTCGGCACATACATGGCTCGCACCGCGGATGCAAATCAGTTGCATCAGGCGACGGCCGACCCTGGACGCGCGCCGAATTTCAAATCAGGCTGGCCCACAAATCATGCCGGTCTTCCGCTCCGGTTCGGAGCTTCGAGAGCTGCCGCTCGCCACGATCCGCCGCACGCCGGAGGACTTCGTCGTCGAGGAGATCCCCGCCTACGCGCCCAGCGGCAAAGGCGAGCACCTGTTCGTCACCCTCCGCAAGACGGGCAGGAACACGATGGACGTGGTCCGCGATCTCGCCCGCGCGCTCGGCGCAGATCCGCGCTCGGTGGGCTACGCCGGCATGAAGGACCGGCACGCGGTCACCACCCAGACGATCTCCCTGCCCTTCCCGATCGCGCGCCCCGCCGAGGAGGCGCTCTCGGGCGTCGCGCTCCCCGGCGTCGAGATCCTCGGCGTGATCCGCCACGACAACAAGCTCAAGCCCGGCCACCTCGTCGGCAATCGCTTCCGCATCACGCTGCGCGATCTGTCGGCCGAGCAGGCCGCGTCGGTGCGCGCGCGGCTCGAGGAGGTCGGGCGCGTGGGCGTGCCGAACTCGTTTGGGCCCCAACGATTCGGTCGCGATGGCGACAACCCCGAGCGCGCGCTCGCGTGGCTGCGAGGGCAGACGCGAGGGCCTCGGGATCGGCGCGAGCAGCGGCTGCTCTTCTCCTCGCTCCAGTCGCTCCTGTTCAACCGCGTGCTCGAGCGCCGCGTGGCCGACGGGACGTGGGCGAAGGTGCTGCCCGGCGATCTGGCGAAGAAGCACGATTCGGGCGGCATGTTCCTGGTCCCCGAGAGCGGGCCCGAGCTCGACGACGCGCAGGCGCGGGCCGAGCAAGGCGCCATCTCCGCCACCGGCCCGATGTTCGGCGCCAAGATGCGCTGGCCCGAGGGCGCGCCCGCGAAGCTCGAGCGAGATGTGCTCGAGGGCGCAGGCGTGCAGGATCTCCAGCTCGAAAACTTCCGCTCTCACGGAGAGGGCACCCGCAGACCCTTGCGGCTCATGGTCGGCGATCTCGAGGTGCACGGGCCCGACGCGGATGGCGGGCTCACCGTCTCTTTTGTGCTACCGAAAGGGGGCTACGCCACGACCGTCCTGGCCGAAGCCTGTCGCCTCGCCGATGCCTCGCGCGATCGGCGTGACGAGAGCGAGGGGGAGGACGGGCCGGAACAGGCCGAAGGCCCTGGCGATTGAGCTTGAACACGCTTCGCGCTAACGCCGTTCCGAGCGGTCCAGGGCGCCTGAAGATGGAAACCCGGGTCAAGCTGGCCCAGCAGTGAAAGGCACAACCGGAAGATGAATCTCATCGAGTGGCTGCAGCGCATCATGGTCGGCTTCGGGGCCGCCTGGGTCATGTGGCTGATGATCGGCCTCAGCGTGATCAGCGTGGCGATCATCCTGGAGCGCGCGTGGTTCTTCTGGTCGCTGCGCGACGATCTCGTCGTGCTGGCGCGGGACCTGCGCACGTCGCTGCAGGATTCGATCGAAGCAGCCCAGAAGCGCATGTCGGCCTCGCCGTCGGCCGAGGCGGCCGTCGTGAGCGCGGGCCTCGTCGAGGCCCACCGCGGGCCCAAGGCGGCCGAAGAGGCGATGTCGAGCGCCGTCGCGATCCAGAAGATGAAGCTCGAGCGGCGCCTCGCCTACCTCGGCACGCTCGGCAACAACGCTCCGTTCATCGGCCTCTTCGGCACCGTCATCGGCGTCGTCGGCGCGTTCGACGCGCTCGGTCGCGCTGCCGAGAAGCCCATCGCCGCCGCGGGCGCCGCCGCCCAGTCGATGGCCCCGCAGGCAGTCATGTCGAGCATCGCCGAGGCGCTCGTCGCCACGGCCGTCGGCCTCGCGGTCGCCATCCCGGCCGTCGCCGCGAACAACTACTTCCAGCGCCTCCTGCGCTCGACGCTCGCCAACACCGACGCGCTGACGCACGTGCTCCTCGCGCACCTGCACGGCGAGGCGCACCTCGCCCACGCGGGCGTCGCGCCCAGCGCGCGCAAGGTCGAGCCCGTCAAGCCCGCGACCAACGGCGCGCGCAACAAGAAGGCCGAGGCGAAGCGCGACGACGAGGACGAGGACGAGCAGCAGGAGGAAGGCTGATGGCCGCCTCCAGCCAGAACGACGATGACGGGATGGTCTCGGGGATCAACGTCACCCCGCTCGTCGACATCACCCTCGTCTTGCTGATCATCTTCATGGTGACGGCGAAGATCATCGTGTCGCAGTCGGTCCCGCTCGACCTGCCAAAGGCCGCGGCGAGCCAGGAAATACAGCTCGTCTTCGGCGTCGAGCTTCACGCGAACGGCGAGATGGTCGTCGACGGCAAGAAGCTCCCGAGCGAGGACGCGCTCCTGCCGCTCGCGAAGGAGGCGCAGGCGAAGACGGCCGACCTGCGCGCCGTCATCCGCGCCGATCAGACCGTGCAGCACGGCCGCGTGATCCACGCGCTCGATCTGCTCAAGCGCGCCGGCATCACCAAGATTGCCTTCGGCGTGACGCCCGTCCCGGGGGACGCGGCAGGCACGCCGGCGCCCGCAGCACCCCCGACGCCCGTGACTCCTTAGACTGGAAGAGATGCGATGAACACGGCGGACGAGCTCGTGGTCAATGACCTCGCGGTCTTCAAGGGGCGCGAGATGCGCCCCGATCCACTCGCCCCCGTGTTCGCGCTCGGCGAGCGCGAGGGGAAGGTCGGCGTCGCGATCGGGCTCGTCCTCGCGCTCGGGCTGCACGGCTACGCCTCGGCCCGCGCGATGCTGTCGCTCTTCGACATGCGCCGCGCCGTGATCGAGATGCGCCAGGGGCTGCACGACTACTTCTGGACCGAGTACGACGTCGACCTGACGCCGCAAAAAGAGCAGGCGAAGCCCGAGGAGCCCCCGCCCGAGCCCGAGCCCGAGGCGCCTCCTCCGCCGCCCGCCCCCAAGGCCGTCGCCCCCGCGCCCGCCAAGGAAGAGGACCCGTACGATCCGCCGCCCGCGCCCGCGCAGGCCGCCAAGGTCCTCACGCAGGAGCCCGAGCCCGACGAGCCCGTCGATCTGACCGGCCAGGGGTTCGTGACCGGCGACGGCACGGGGCCGGGGTTCGGCATGGTGTCGGCGGCGGGCACGTCGAACACGCCGACGTGGAGCAAGAAGGCCTCGAACGACGGCGTGGAGGGCGGCCGGGGGACGGGGAGCAACACGCCCCCGCCGGCGCCGCAGGGCCCGGACATGTCGAAGCCCGCGGGCCTCGTGGGCAGCTCGTCGTGGGACTGCCCCTTCCCGCCCGAGGCCGACGCCGAGCAGATCGATCAGGCCGTGGTGACGATCATCGTGACCGTGCGGCCCAACGGCAGCCCGCAGTCGGTGAAGGTCGTGAACGACCCGGGCTTCGGGTTCGGCCGAGCCGCGCGCGTCTGCGCCCTGTCGCGCCGGTACACGCCCGCCCTCGATCGTGCGGGCTCGCCGACGGTCTCCGCCACGCCGCCGATCAAGGTCCGCTTCACGCGCTGATCCACCGCGCTTCCTTTCCGGGCGAACCCTCCGCTATCCTGCCGCGCAAGTGGACGTCGCCGAACGCATCGAGAAGCTCAGCAAGGTGCCCCTCTTCCAGGGGCTCACCACCCAGGCGCTCGAGCTGATCTCGCGCGTCGCGAACGAGGAGTCCCACGCGCTCGGCACCAAGATCTTCGAGCACGGAGATCCAGGGGACAAACTCTACATCATCATCGAGGGCAAGGTCCGCATCAGCCGCGAGGTGCCCGGCATGGGCGAAGAGGCGCTCGCGGTGCTCGGACCCGGCAGCGTCTTCGGCGAGATGTCGCTCCTCGACGAGGCCCCGCGATCGGCCGACGCGCGCGTGCACGAGCGCTGCCGCCTCCTCACGGTCCCGAAGGACGCGTTCGAGGATCTCCTCTTCTTGCACAAAGACCTCGCTTACGAGGTCCTCTGGAGCTTCGTCCGCATGCTCACGCAGCGCCTGCGCGAGACCAACGACAAGCTCACCTTCCTCACCGTGACTGGTAAGTTCTGAGCGCAGGGCGCGCGCCGTCCCCGCGTCCTTGCTGCTGTCTTGCACTTCCGTCCGCGGCGAGTTCCCGCTAGTGTCGGGGCCGTTCACGGAGGAAGTGCATGGTAGGCACCCGCAAGAGTCTCGCTCTCGTCATCGCCCTGGCCATCTCGGGCGTCGCCGCCGCGTGCGGCCCTTCGAACCCGCCCGACACCGCGGCGGACAAGCAGCAGGACACGGCGCCGGCCGGGACCGGCACCCAGGACACCACGACGCCGCCCGCGGGGTCGAAAGATCCCCAGCCCACGCCGCCCGCGACCGGCGCCCCCAGCGGCACCGCCGAGGCGCCCGCGCCGAAGCCGGGCAAGGGCTCGACGCCGATCAAAGAGAGCAAGATGCTCGAGGACGTGAAGAAGGCGGGCGTCAACCTCGCGAAGACGACGACGCTCGACAAGATCCCGCTCGGGCAGAAGAAGAAGCTGATGCCGCTCTTCCAGAAGGCGCTCGGCTACAAGGACTGCCAGGGCTGCCACGTCGAGGGCGACTTCAAGAAGGAGACGCGCAACATCAAGATCACGCGCGGCATGTGGGACCACTACGTGGCCGCGATGCGTGACGAGAAGGGCGGCGCCGTCTTCTGCGACACGTGCCACGAGGGCACCCCCAAGAACCTCGATCGCTCCGACCGGAAGGCGATGGAGAAGTTCATGGAGGACGAGTACGAGCACAAGCTCACGCGCGCCGACAAGAAGGACAACGAGTGCTCGACGTGCCACGGCGACGCGATGGAGCTGAAGATCATCGAGAAGCTCTGGGGCATCGCTAAGAATTAGCCCCCTAGCGGGGGGGCGGTGAGGGGACGCGCTCGATGGCGCGCCCCCTACGGCCCTCGCTCGGCGCTCGGGGCTACCCCAGGTCCTGGCGGCTGTTTTTCCTGGAAAGATTGCAGCAATGACCAGGTAGCGATCGCCCGAGCGGTCGCGCTGCTGGCCCATCCGTACTAAGAACGGCCGCATGTGCGGTGTGTTCGGCATCTTTGGCCATCCCGAGGCGGCAAACATCACCTACCTCGGGCTTCATGCTCTGCAGCATCGGGGGCAGGAGTCGGCCGGTATCGTCACGAGTGACGGCGAGCGGCTCACGCCGCACCGGGCCATGGGGCTCGTCCAGGCAGGGTTCACCCCCGCGGATCTCGCGCAGCTCGAGGGCGATCGGGCCATCGGCCACGTCCGCTACTCGACCGCGGGCGGCTCTCACATCCGCAACGCGCAGCCCTTCGCCGTCGATTACGCCCGCGGCTCGATCGCGGTCGCTCACAACGGCAACCTCACCAACCACGAGGTCGTGCGCGAGCGGCTCGAGGCGCGCGGGTCGATCTTCCAGAGCGTCAGCGACACCGAGGTGATCGTCCACCTCATCGCCGCCAGCACCCAGACCACCGCCGAGGGCCGCGTCGCCGAGGCGCTGCGCGAGGTCGAGGGCGCGTACTCGATCCTGTTCCTGACCGAGAGCGAGCTCATCGCCGTGCGCGATCCCATGGGCTTCCGGCCGCTGTGCATGGGCAAGATGAAGCACGCGGGGGGCGAGGCGATCGTCGTGGCCAGCGAGCCGACCTCGTTCGACCTCATCGGCGCGACGTACGTGCGCGATCTCGAGCCGGGCGAGATGCTCGTGGTCGGTCCCGACGGCGTGCGCTCGTCCAAGCCCTTCGCGCCCCAGCCGCGCAAGCTCTGCATCTTCGAGCACGTCTACTTCGCCCGCCCCGACTCGCTCATCGAGGGCGCCAGCGTCTACGAGGTCCGCAAGGCGCTCGGCCGCAAGCTCGCCGAGGAGTCGCCCGTGCCGGGCGGGACGGACGGCGGGGACGTCGTCGTGATTCCCGTGCCGGACTCGGGCTTGCCGGCGGCCATCGGCTTCGCGGACCGGGCGCGGGCGCCGTTCGAGATGGGGCTGATTCGCAGCCACTACGTCGGGCGCACGTTCATCGAGCCGCAGCAGTCGATCCGCCACTTCGGCGTGCGCCTCAAGCTGA includes:
- a CDS encoding ABC transporter ATP-binding protein; translated protein: MASLAIGIQGLKRVHEGARGARPALDGVDLSIEEGEFVCVLGPSGSGKSTLLSIMGGLDRGYEGRIALWGQDLAGMSDSALSRLRGERIGFVFQHFHLLAHLTVLDNVLTPALFAPGGAGGAVGRARSLLLRLGLSEREDDTPAELSGGQRQRVAIARALLRRPKLLLCDEPTGNLDTETGARTIALFQELYREEGLTVVAVTHEERLAKAASRIVRLDSGRIADGPAEAGA
- a CDS encoding HAD-IG family 5'-nucleotidase, whose protein sequence is MNRNLKMAGIDWVGFDMDYTLAIYNQIEMDNLSIQATVPKLVQRGYPEEILRAVEYPIEFPVRGLLIDKRYGNILKMDRFKVVHKGYHGLRELTKEELRSLYHQKKVKPATARYHWIDTLYALSEAALYAGIVDAFEKRGIELDFARLFTDIRECIDEAHRDGSILDVVLGDLPRFVDRDALLAPTLHKLRSAGKKLFLLTNSRWPYTERMMSYLLGDAMPEYPSFRHYFDLIIVAAQKPAFFQERRPLMQRDGTELRAASYPLERGVIYEGGNLHDLEACLGVSGDRILYVGDHIYGDILRSKKESAWRTAMIIQEMEAEVLAHEMCREEHQKSAELEQRREELEDQLRFYQQRYKDLTRKIEDDPHKNGVSVHEAERGRAKRAVERIRGLLRAVDAEAGKLEREIDERFHKYWGSLLKESSEPSSFGDQVEEYACLYTSRVSNLLAYSPLQYFRSPRDLMPHEL
- a CDS encoding SUMF1/EgtB/PvdO family nonheme iron enzyme: MNLTPLLRSPLSWALAAGALLVATLPAPREAEAKGKKCPDGMVSVAGKYCIDKYEASTVEIVGKNKTKAHSAYLPVDGLRVKAVSKRGKIPQAYISRDQAEDACKNAGKRLCSDEEWLGACRGKSPSTYPYGDEHKAGYCNDGGMSSFNKLYGVAGGPAPQDAYTFANLNDERLNQMKGTVAKSGAYKRCKSSYNAYDMVGNLHEWTASKTGTFRGGYYLDTHQHGDGCDYKTTAHAPRYHDYSTGFRCCK
- the truD gene encoding tRNA pseudouridine(13) synthase TruD, coding for MPVFRSGSELRELPLATIRRTPEDFVVEEIPAYAPSGKGEHLFVTLRKTGRNTMDVVRDLARALGADPRSVGYAGMKDRHAVTTQTISLPFPIARPAEEALSGVALPGVEILGVIRHDNKLKPGHLVGNRFRITLRDLSAEQAASVRARLEEVGRVGVPNSFGPQRFGRDGDNPERALAWLRGQTRGPRDRREQRLLFSSLQSLLFNRVLERRVADGTWAKVLPGDLAKKHDSGGMFLVPESGPELDDAQARAEQGAISATGPMFGAKMRWPEGAPAKLERDVLEGAGVQDLQLENFRSHGEGTRRPLRLMVGDLEVHGPDADGGLTVSFVLPKGGYATTVLAEACRLADASRDRRDESEGEDGPEQAEGPGD
- a CDS encoding MotA/TolQ/ExbB proton channel family protein → MNLIEWLQRIMVGFGAAWVMWLMIGLSVISVAIILERAWFFWSLRDDLVVLARDLRTSLQDSIEAAQKRMSASPSAEAAVVSAGLVEAHRGPKAAEEAMSSAVAIQKMKLERRLAYLGTLGNNAPFIGLFGTVIGVVGAFDALGRAAEKPIAAAGAAAQSMAPQAVMSSIAEALVATAVGLAVAIPAVAANNYFQRLLRSTLANTDALTHVLLAHLHGEAHLAHAGVAPSARKVEPVKPATNGARNKKAEAKRDDEDEDEQQEEG
- a CDS encoding ExbD/TolR family protein, translated to MAASSQNDDDGMVSGINVTPLVDITLVLLIIFMVTAKIIVSQSVPLDLPKAAASQEIQLVFGVELHANGEMVVDGKKLPSEDALLPLAKEAQAKTADLRAVIRADQTVQHGRVIHALDLLKRAGITKIAFGVTPVPGDAAGTPAPAAPPTPVTP
- a CDS encoding energy transducer TonB; the protein is MNTADELVVNDLAVFKGREMRPDPLAPVFALGEREGKVGVAIGLVLALGLHGYASARAMLSLFDMRRAVIEMRQGLHDYFWTEYDVDLTPQKEQAKPEEPPPEPEPEAPPPPPAPKAVAPAPAKEEDPYDPPPAPAQAAKVLTQEPEPDEPVDLTGQGFVTGDGTGPGFGMVSAAGTSNTPTWSKKASNDGVEGGRGTGSNTPPPAPQGPDMSKPAGLVGSSSWDCPFPPEADAEQIDQAVVTIIVTVRPNGSPQSVKVVNDPGFGFGRAARVCALSRRYTPALDRAGSPTVSATPPIKVRFTR
- a CDS encoding cyclic nucleotide-binding domain-containing protein, translated to MDVAERIEKLSKVPLFQGLTTQALELISRVANEESHALGTKIFEHGDPGDKLYIIIEGKVRISREVPGMGEEALAVLGPGSVFGEMSLLDEAPRSADARVHERCRLLTVPKDAFEDLLFLHKDLAYEVLWSFVRMLTQRLRETNDKLTFLTVTGKF
- a CDS encoding multiheme c-type cytochrome, whose product is MVGTRKSLALVIALAISGVAAACGPSNPPDTAADKQQDTAPAGTGTQDTTTPPAGSKDPQPTPPATGAPSGTAEAPAPKPGKGSTPIKESKMLEDVKKAGVNLAKTTTLDKIPLGQKKKLMPLFQKALGYKDCQGCHVEGDFKKETRNIKITRGMWDHYVAAMRDEKGGAVFCDTCHEGTPKNLDRSDRKAMEKFMEDEYEHKLTRADKKDNECSTCHGDAMELKIIEKLWGIAKN
- the purF gene encoding amidophosphoribosyltransferase; its protein translation is MCGVFGIFGHPEAANITYLGLHALQHRGQESAGIVTSDGERLTPHRAMGLVQAGFTPADLAQLEGDRAIGHVRYSTAGGSHIRNAQPFAVDYARGSIAVAHNGNLTNHEVVRERLEARGSIFQSVSDTEVIVHLIAASTQTTAEGRVAEALREVEGAYSILFLTESELIAVRDPMGFRPLCMGKMKHAGGEAIVVASEPTSFDLIGATYVRDLEPGEMLVVGPDGVRSSKPFAPQPRKLCIFEHVYFARPDSLIEGASVYEVRKALGRKLAEESPVPGGTDGGDVVVIPVPDSGLPAAIGFADRARAPFEMGLIRSHYVGRTFIEPQQSIRHFGVRLKLSPNRAALQGKRVIVVDDSIVRGTTSRKIVKMVRDAGAKEVHLRISSPPTRWPCFYGIDTPTRSELIAASHSIDEICKYVTADSVGYLSLEGLVTAVRSIERAAQTDGREPGQETYCHACFSGAYPVAFAPAHKGRQLRLVAG